The region TGTTCGGTGCCGGGCACCGCTGGCTGTCCGCCCTGCTGCATCCGCTCGGCATTCTGCTGGCGGTGGGGATCGGTATTGATGCCATGCAACGCTATCTCCGCGGCGCAGTGCGGTGGAAGGACAGGGATATTCCGGTCGGTGCCGGGACATGACGTCAGCCCGTTCATACGGGGGTGACGCGCTTCCGGAGGAAAGGCAGGATGTCATCGTGATTGGTGCTGGGGTGGCAGGGCTATCCGCGGCTGCATTGCTGGCACGGGAGGGACTGCAGGTCACCCTGCTTGAAGCAATACACTACCCCGGGGGCTGTGCTTCCTCCTACGTGACACAGGGCGCGGTATTCGACGTCGGCGCCACGACATTCAGCGGAACCGCCGACTCTCAGCCCCTGGCCACGTTCTTCGATCGCATAGGCAGCTTCGATGCGCTGCTCCCTGCATCACCGCCGATGGGAATCATCATGGATGGTGACATGCTTCTGCGACATGGTGACCGGCACATGTGGGTGGAAGAAGCAGAACGTTTCTTCCGGCTGTCGCTCCGCGGATTCTGGGACAGCGTTTCGTCCTGGAGCGACACATCCTATCGTATGCTGCGGGATCTTGAATATCTGCCCCCGCGCTCGCCGCGTGAGTTTCTGCGAGATCTGCGGGCACTGAACTCAGATGTGCTGCGTGCGGCCCCGGGATTGCTGCGCACGGTCGCGACGCATATGCGTGCACACGGCATCACCGACCGGCGCTTCAGGCGATTCGTCGACGCCCAACTTCTGATCACCAGCCAGGGCAGCGCAGATGAGATTCCCTTTCTTGCAGGAGCGCTTGGACTCGCATATCCCGACTATCCGGTATATTCGGTCCGCGGCGGTATGCTGCAGTATGCCCGTTTTCTCGAGCGTCGAACACGGGAGTTCGGGGGGCGCGTATGTTATCGGCAGCCAGTCACTGCGATCAGGCAGCACGGAGATGGCTGGGAAGTGGAGACACGGCGTGGTCATCGCGTGCATGCCAGGCAGGTGGTGACAAATCTTCCGCTTTTCAATCTCCCGTCCATCACCGAAGGTGCGCCGCGCAATCATTTTACGCGCAGTGTTGCTCGCCTGCGCAGAAAGCGGATTCCGCTCTGGGGTGCGTTGACCATGTACGTACTCGTGGAAGACAGCCTTCCCTCCGGTTTGCCAATCAACCTCCAGGTGCTGCTCGACCGGCCTTTGCACAGTTCCGGCAGCGATACCTTGTTCCTTTCCTTTTCCCATCCTGATGATCATCAGCGCGCTCCATCCGGAACGCGCACGCTCACCATCAGTACGCACATTCCGCTGCACCGATTTCCACCGAGGAAGGATCGCGAGAGGTATCTGCGATGGAAACGGGAGGCGGAAGCGGAAATGCGACTTGCACTCGGACGCGCGCTTCCTGATCTTGCGGCGTTGCGCGTCCTGTACCAGCGCAGCGGTACGCCGGCGACCTTCCTGCGTTATACGGGAAGGATGGATGGCAACGTGGGCGGCATTCCCCTGCATCGGCGCGTGTTTCCCTTTTCCTATCCGCGCTCCACGACGCCGTTTGACGGACTGCATTGCATTGGCGACACCTTTTTCCCGGGACAGGGAATTCCGGGTGTCACGCTTGGGGCGCTGTCAGTGAGTAAACGAATTCTCGAGAATGCATGAACAATCCTCTATCTGAAAAGCAGACGATCATTCTTGTCTACGTGTTCTTCGTCGCGGGAGCGGTGTGGAATTCGCTCGGTGTGCTGCAGGATTT is a window of bacterium DNA encoding:
- a CDS encoding NAD(P)/FAD-dependent oxidoreductase, which encodes MTSARSYGGDALPEERQDVIVIGAGVAGLSAAALLAREGLQVTLLEAIHYPGGCASSYVTQGAVFDVGATTFSGTADSQPLATFFDRIGSFDALLPASPPMGIIMDGDMLLRHGDRHMWVEEAERFFRLSLRGFWDSVSSWSDTSYRMLRDLEYLPPRSPREFLRDLRALNSDVLRAAPGLLRTVATHMRAHGITDRRFRRFVDAQLLITSQGSADEIPFLAGALGLAYPDYPVYSVRGGMLQYARFLERRTREFGGRVCYRQPVTAIRQHGDGWEVETRRGHRVHARQVVTNLPLFNLPSITEGAPRNHFTRSVARLRRKRIPLWGALTMYVLVEDSLPSGLPINLQVLLDRPLHSSGSDTLFLSFSHPDDHQRAPSGTRTLTISTHIPLHRFPPRKDRERYLRWKREAEAEMRLALGRALPDLAALRVLYQRSGTPATFLRYTGRMDGNVGGIPLHRRVFPFSYPRSTTPFDGLHCIGDTFFPGQGIPGVTLGALSVSKRILENA